Below is a window of Punica granatum isolate Tunisia-2019 unplaced genomic scaffold, ASM765513v2 Contig00018, whole genome shotgun sequence DNA.
TCTATTAGGTTAGCtaggaatgatgcaaatcttCAATGCCAAGGATATTGTCTTCAACGATCTTGTGGAGACTATCTTCTCTCGGTTATCAACATGGTGTTGAGACCAAACgttctgataccacttgttgggatCTGGAATTACCACACACAGGATTTTTAATAAAGCACTTCGATGACGAATATTAATAGTGAGGAAGGACGCCAAGATATATCGTGGGAAGTCTTCATAGTGCAGAAGAAAATATCACAGAGACTCATGGTAGGGATTCTACTATGTAAACGTTACATAGACACGGTCACTTAACAGACCCAACAGTAATTGGAAGACTACGAAAATTTCTCTTCGGGGACTCAACCTCGTCTTACAAATTTCTCTTACTGCACAAACACAACCACACTttcttcactctctctctctctatctctaaTGAGAACTTTGAGCTTCTTTTGGTGTGCCCTGAACCGAACGGAGGGCATCCTATTTATAGGAGATaacaattattaaaatatatggaCAAGTTGTGGATTGGGATGAAATATTGTCAGATTAAATCTATATATGaacaattattaaaatatatgaacgCTGATCTGCAGCGTTCTTTAGAAAGGGATACGTAGATGGTCAAATAATAAGAAGATTTGTCCGCTAATCCTGTCTACACCCCCTACTGGTTGGCTCCAATGGAAAATTGATGGCTCATCTCTCGGCAAGCCAGTTCCCTCAGGCATTGGGCTGTATTACTTGAATTTTCTCATCTTCTACGGGCATTATTGGCTCTAATCTTGTTGAATTGCTTGCCATAGGAAAGCGCTTCAATTTTCTGCTTCAAATTCCTCGCTTTTGGGATGTTGTCTCATCATTAAATCTGACTCTAGAATGTTATCTCTTGAATCAATAAGTCTTTTGGTTCCCCGTGGAAATATCAGAGTATTCTCATCGACATCCAACTCTCTCGCCTTCCCTTTGGTCTATTTAGGTACTGACACTCTGCGAGGGAGTCGAATTCTATTGCGGGCTACCTATCCAAATCGGGAGTAAGATGACCTACATATTTTGTTGCTTGGCTGTGATGTTTGCCTTCTACTCCCTCTAATTGTTCGTTTtactttttgttttcttctttctctctgtATATTTGCTTCAGTTCATTTTCTTGGACATGGTTTGCCATTTGGGATCTTCATAACTATATTTTGTAcctttattttacttttctaatGAAGTTTTTCATGagttataaaaaaagataaaagagatATGGGTTGTGTACAACAAACGGGTACTATAGAAGTAACTCATCATAGTAATTACATGAAAGTATTGATTATGTATTCATTAGTATTCATTatcacgtggcaacgtgtggtTTTGCTGCTCTCAAACTTTGGGCCACACGGGCGCGCGGAGGTTGTGCATGTAGGTTGTGGGCTTATAAATGATTGGGCTCATCTCCAATCTAAAAGCTTGAGCATGTAGGTTGTGGtacccaatctcttataaacatATTGGAGTCTTCTTAACTTTTTCATGTGGGACATAATCTCTCAATATTGTCCTTTAAACAGGATGATGATGTGGACATAACGGAAATTGGCTAGTAATTTGGATTAAATGTGTATAACACAGACTAAACATTTTCGAACTTAGGTAGCCAAATTGATCTAGTTAGGACTCGAATTCAAATTTAGCATAGACTTCTGCTGTAACTACTCggacataatctatatatatgaaaacaaagtaCAAGCTCAATTCTCACGCCACCACGttatcaaaaataagaaacggAGTTCTCTCGATTTGTCACGTCATCGTTtatgtattaaaaaaattttttatcattaactTTACAGTAGAATATGTATTATTTGCATATAGTCCAACAAGATATATACaagataataaaatatgcAGTAGACTATTACATTAGATGCTATTcaggaaattttttatattcttttataattaattatgcatgtgtatacATGATGAAATCTAATTAGCTGTTTTTCAgaaaattatgattaattGCTGCTATgtaggaaattttttatattcttttataattatttcgTGAAAGAGACTCATACACCGTTAATAATTTCtagatataatttaatatagtccagcatataaattatatacaatgaaatatagtccaaattatatgcatatattgcatatatcccgtttgcttttatatatgtgcatatatatgccgtttgcaagattatatataatctatatatatgtggtttgcatatatctatatatacatatgtgtgcagtttatagattatatatgttgtttgcatatatagattatatatatgccgcctgcatatatatgcataaatagatgccaattaaattatatacaaaaatatatgtaaattatatatgtcgATTTGACTAttctaatctatatatatatatatatatatatatcccacGAAGAATTAGAAATTAAACATAGTGCTTGGATCTTTTAAAGAAGAACAACATTCTGGTGTGCAACGTGAACAAAGGTAACTATGACCTCTCCTTCCCATTAAACCTGGTCAAGTGCGTGTTCTAGGCAAGACTAAATTCATGCTCACATATGATTATACCTGATTTGTATATTCTTTTATGATTAATTATGCAAGTATATACATGATGAAATCTAATTAGATTAATTATGCAAGTGTATACATGATGAAATCTAATTAGTTgcttttaagaaaattatgaGTAATTAGCTActatttaagaaattttttatattcttttatgatTATTTCGTGAAGGTGGTTTATACACCGTCAAGAATTTCaagatatattttaatatagtccaattatatgcatatattgtatatataccATTGGCttatatatgtgcatatatatgtcgtttgcaagattatatatataatctatatatatgtggtttgcatatatctatatatacatatgtgtgcagtttatagattatatatgtttgtcaAATATAAGTTGAAGATACGATAGAGATCATAGaattatgttttattattcatatagcaaccaaaaaaattataatcacACActacaatataattaattcaatattCATGTAAaggaaattaatatattattatatttaatattcatAACATTTAATCCACGTTGCGTGGGAATTCACCTAGTTATAATAGTTACACTATTGGTGATGTGGCCAAGAAGCAAATAGACCATAGCCTCTAAAGGACTGGACTCGGTTAGTTAAACGCAATCTGAATTAATCTTGCACGAGTTAGCATGAAATCTCAGTTATTGACTTCTTAACTAAAGGACTCACTCTCACCCTCAAAATTTCAGAACTATCCCATCACCGAAGCTGCCCTGAATTAGTCTTGCGCATCGAACTTTTGCAGTACTGTAAGGTGTTGTCCTGCCCGTGGTAGGCTTGACCCAATAATGGATGTTCAGCGATGGAGCAACCCAAAGTGCAATGGGAGACCCTGCGTTGCATGCCCTTACTTATATTATAACTCCCATAATAACACCACTGCGTCTATGATATCTGATGTGATTCCtaccaagaatgacgagactcGACAATAAAAGGATCCCAAGATCATTCTATGATCAGAATTGATTGACAAACCTTCAAACCGTTGTTTACGACTTAAACTAGAACCTTAGTATAATTGACATCAACCCGTTGTTACATGCGAACGAAGGTCGTTTCTCCCTTTTTTGTGATGAATTGTTACATGCGAATTTTGTTGACTATGTTTGACAATAATAAATTGTAGGTTCTCGAATGAAGgttgtttctcctttttttacttttgatgAATTTTAACATGCGAAATTTCTCCACCGTGTTCGAAACTCCCCAAGTTGCGCTCCAAATTCAAGTGGTGAGGAATTAGATGGACCCTATAGATGCTAGCCTACAATGAGATGGCGTCTCAACTACATAagaataatttatacaaaagATGATCCAAGGAGTTTTAGTCAACaactttaattttcattaGGGTTTTTGTTACGAGATTGATAACTATATCACATGGAAAAAATATAGTAtggaaattaaatattaaatattatttattattttatcaaaaataattatttttgtagAATTATtgcatattatttattaagaatccaaaatttagttattttaatatttaactaTTTCACAAATAATTTCCTGATAACAATGAGATActgtataaatatattgaaatattgatgtttgatattttgaattgatgattattttatcttatttgATATTGTATAGTTTTGAAAAATCTTATTTTGCGCAGACTTCATATCCAAAAAATCGAGATTTGATACATATgatgttaaaaaaatatatacgaTTCCTAATATATACTATCcattaaatattgaatataaacatatattatttcttatgattttattttctataatcTATAGtaatcatataatatatatatatatatatgaaacttcaagttataaaatattattaataggtcttatttttccaattcaaatatatactttccaattttttgcttttctaaaataatattttaggtTATGTGATTCCAACCATAACCATACAAAGTTGTCGAGGGGCAATCAGCCTATATCAAAGTTATTTGTTGTCACTTTGGCGGAATAAAAGCAATACTCCCCAACACAAGCTAAATTATGACCATGGAATATGATAACtatcaatataatattataacataatcattttaattgagaaaattagaAACATTTTCTGTGGTTTTTCATCtagttataatttataattatcatTTGTACTTTTTGGTTTATTTTACTAGTGCTAAGCATGTGTATGATTTTGAGCCGGAGAAGAACATAAGCGGGAAGTTCGATTGCATGCTCCAAGGTCTAATGTCGATCCTGCTAAAAATTCAAGCTGAGACGGTCAAATGCCTTCTCCAAATCCACCATGATCAACATAAACCGCATGCCCCTCTTCAACCGGCTCATTGTATGGATCATATCCTGGGGGACAATTATGTTGTCGTGCATATGGCGCAATAGTTTGATAATCAATCAGATTAAGTCGGACTTTCAAAATTTGCCCATTCAACACGAACAAAGAGATTCTAGTTCAGCAAACAAATTATTGAGTTTATATGACCAAAACGTAAACATCAACTTTCACTACGTCACTTTCAGGTAGAAGCAAGTGGACGTCCTTTTTCTACATCCCAAGACAAAACACGGCAAACCGAAGAAACTTCATATCAAATATCTCCAATTGACAATGCCGAGGTAACAATATTCTCTCGTCTGCTTGTCTGCTCCTCAACACTTCCATGGAGGGGATTGCCGGACATACGCGGTCCAGTATATTTCACACGGAGGTTTATCACGAGATATGCCATGATTTCCGAGGATATTTTTCCCCGAGATTTGTTAAATTAGAATCTTCTTGTATATTAAGATTTTAATTTAACAAATCTCAAGGAATATATGGAAATATTTCGGAAATCATGACATATCTcgtaataaaatttatattatttacctgcaacgtcgtcttgagtcttttttcttttcttttttccttctagaTGTGTAACATGAGATCCGGAAATGCAACAAGCATCGGCTAACACAATTCAAGCCGAGTTGCCCACGAAGGGGTAAAAAATTTTCCAATCATCAAACTAGAACCTAagagaccttatttaagatGAACAAACCGAATAGCTTGAACCAACCCTTGTTGgtgaataattttatatttttttacactCCCTTAAGAATTAGAAAGGTCTCATCTGCGGACGAAATAAAGATGGCACGTTTTTGTGTTAAGTGGAATAGTTCAGCAACGTGACACTAAATAGACCAGGTATTATCCCCAATGATACATAGTCAAGACAAAACCAATTAAGTTTTGGACGAACTGCAGAAGTTGCTACTAAATTTCCTAAGCATATATTTGCCCATGGAAAATTGCATTATCGCGGAACTGATGCGGCAAAAAACATGGCAAATCGGTATCTCGAGAAAAACATGTTCTAACGACCCCGTCTTGAGGGAAATGGCCTCCGAAGTACAACTCACCGCCCTTGGCCGTGAATAGACGTGATTTAGGCCGAATTCCTTCATTTAGAACCTCAAACCGGCAagtttatgttatttgggcgtttttttcaaattttaggaagtttatttctttcgtTGTAATATTGTTTAACCTTATTTAAGTGTTGGAAGCCCTGAATGATGCAGCAAAAGACGTGACAAATTAGATGTTGTCATGCATATGACGCAATAGTTTGATAATTAATCAGATTAAGTTGAACTTTCAAAGTTTACCCATTCCACACGGACAAAGAAATTCCAGTTCAGCAACAAATTATTGAGCGTACGACCGAAACGTAAACATCAACTTTCATTACGTCACTTTCAATTAGAGGCGCCTTTTTCTACATACCAAGAAAAAACACGGCAAACCGAAGAAACTTCATATCAAGTGGAAAATCACTGCCAAGTAGGCAAGCAGCATGAATGAATATAATAGTGCGAATaaatgaagaagaatgagaagGCAAGTGGAAGAGAGTTGCATATAATTCTGGCGATATGGTTTCACATAAGTCATTTGCATTGGTAACGCAGCCAAGCGCATTGTTGTTAATACTTTTAGAATTCTGTGGGAGTGGAAGATTGTCGTCAGCGTGCATCGAACCAGAAAGGATTGGGCTGATTAAGCTCAAAGCCGCCTTCAATCTCCCTAATGGGTCCACATTTCCGTGGTGGCGTGACGATCAAGGTGATTGTTGCAGATGGGAAGGTGTTTGGTGCAACAACATCAGCATGCGGGTGACTATGCTCCTGCTCAATGATACACGAGATTCTCGGCTAGGCCCGTGGTCTCTTAATGCCTCCTTATTCCTCCCTTTCGAGGAACTTGAAGCACTTGACTTGGGCTTCAATCAGCTGacaggtctctctctctccctctctctctccctttcgTTGTTTCTCTGCACGCTTGAACTAGTTTGTGTctctgtttttgtttttggccAAGACCACTCGAGCAAGTTTGTGTGTTATGTTTTCAAGTATACTTCTACTAGAAAATATAGTATATCAATTGCTACTGCAGATTGCCGTGgagtttcttcttttctttactttcttccaCTGGCAGCTTTTACGGAGACTTTGAGattgaagagattgcaagtgTTAGATTTGCGTACAAATGAACTAACAGAGGTCCCCTCCTTGCATGAGTTACCATCCTTGAATGCACTGTACTTACAATTCAATTATCGCCTGAAGAACCTCTCCCGTCTTGAAGGTGCATACTGAGTACTACACCAATTAATCTAGTACCACAGCAAACCCCTTTAATTCTTTCATCCTTAGAGTCAAGCTTCTAAGactttcaatatatatatttatataaatatatataacaggACTGAAGCTGGAGGCGGTAGACGTCTCGTTCAATCATTTGGCTGGAGATAGTCTTTCTGCAATTTGGAGCATGACATCCCTTAAAGCCTTGTCGATAGCTGGCAATCAATTGGGAGACTCAATATTTCAAGGTAACTTATCTGAAAGTTATCCTATCTTAGCGTAGTTTTCCAAAATAATTCGGATTCTTGAGTTTATATCGGACCTAAGACTAGCAAAATCTATCTGGACAGGCTTGTGTCAGTTGAAGGGTCTTGAAGAGTTGGATGCTTCCTATAATGAGTTTGTAAGCAGCATTCCACCATGCATTCAGAACATGACCTCACTCTATGCCCTCGATCTTCATCGTAACCATTTTGGAGGGAACATCCCTTCCTCCCTCTTCACTAATCTCAAGTCACTGCaatatctctctctttccGGGAATGCTTTTGAAGGATCGTTTTCTCTCGCTGCATTAACCAACAACTCTAGGCTTGAAGTATTTGACCTTGCCAACAATTACCATCGTTTGAATATCACAACAGAGGATCCTCTCTATGCTCCTTCAGCTCAGTTGAAGATCTTGCGTTTATCTGACTGTGCACTCAATGAACCTCGTGGTGTATTCCCTACCTTTCTACGGGACCAACACGAGCTAAGACTTCTTGATCTCAGCCATAACAACATGAGCGGAGCTTTTCCATCTTGGTTATTAGAGAACAACACAAAACTAGAGGCCTTAAAGCTTTCAAATAATGCCTTCTCCGGAAGTTTTAGTTTCAACTCCTCCACCACAAGCAATGTTGACATACAGTTGATTGATGTGTCGTCAAACTTTATAGATGGAGAACTTCCCGTTTCTATCGGTTCCTCCTTTCCAAATTCAGCTTTCATCAACATGTCCAGGAATCTTATTCATGGGGGAATCCCTTCTTCTCTGGGTGACATGAGGTTGTTGTCTTTGCTAGACTTGTCAAATAATGATTTCATCGGAGAGCTGCCGGAGTCATTACTCTGCAAGTGTCAACGTCTCGAGGTTCTCAAGTTGTCGAAGAATAATTTGCGTGGTGAAGTACTTCCAAGAATGGCCAACTTGACAAAGTTACGTACTCTGTCTTTGGAGAACAACCAATTCTCCGGAGTGATTTCTCCCGGGTTGCTTAACAGCCCCGGCTTACATATTCTGGACGTAAGCAGCAACTTTCTGTCAGGGACAGTTCCTAGTTGGATCGGAGACTTTGAAAGCTTGGAGAATCTTATGTTGACAGACAATTCCCTGGAAGGTCCTTTGCCTTTGAGCTTTTGCAAATTAAATCTTAAGCTCTTTTGCATTGCAGCTAATGGTTTTGGTCCCACGATACCGACATGTGCAAATGTTTCAAGGTTATTACATTTAAGCTTGGGGAGCAATCACCTTACAGGACCTTTTCCGCAGTTTCTAAGTGATGCTTCATCAATAGTGACATTGGATCTCAGAAACAACGGATATTCAGGAAAAATCCCAACGTGGATTGGTTCATTTCCAAACCTTCAGGCTCTTTTACTGAAAGGAAACAACTTCGAAGGTCTGATCCCTCGCGAGTTGTGCCAGTTAAAGAATATGAGCATCATGGATCTATCAAATAATAGTCTCTCAGGACCCATTCCGTCTTGTTTGAATAATATGGATTTCGGAAACCTGAGAGTGCTTGGAGCATTTCGTACGCTCTCTATTTCGACAGCATCTGCCTATATGATCTATAAGTTCAATTCTAAAGTTTCCTTCTTCGTTGAAAATGCTGTAGAAACTGCTTACACGGATGATCAATTAGTAGAAGTGAAGTTCATCTCCAAGAGCAGGTTAGAATCTTACAGGGGAAACATTCTGGAGTACATGTCTGGGCTAGATCTCTCGTGCAACAATTTGACCGGTTCTATTCCACAAGAAATTGGGTACATGATCAATCTTCTCATATTGAATCTTTCAAATAATCATCTCATGGGCCCTATTCCAAGCACATTCTCTGGATTGAAGCAAATAGAGAGTTTGGACCTTTCATACAACAGGTTGACTGGCAAAATACCACCGCAGTTGACAGAGCTCTCCTTCTTATCAATCTTCACAGTGGCTCACAATAACCTATCGGGGCAAACACCTGAAAGGAAAAACCAATTCGCCACGTTTGATGAAAGGAGCTACGAAGGTAACATCTTCCTCTGTGGGCCGCCATTAGAGAGTTGCAACACTTCAGGGCAGTCTCCGCTGACACCACCAATTCCGGATCAAAAGGAAGACTACGCCTTCAGAGATGCCTTCACTTGGAGCTTTGCGGGATCATATGTCATCGCATTCCTTGGAACTGTGGCGTTTCTCTTCATGTTAAACTTTTTTCGATAGGCACACCCCCTGTTCT
It encodes the following:
- the LOC116189766 gene encoding receptor-like protein 15 isoform X2; its protein translation is MVSHKSFALVTQPSALLLILLEFCGSGRLSSACIEPERIGLIKLKAAFNLPNGSTFPWWRDDQGDCCRWEGVWCNNISMRVTMLLLNDTRDSRLGPWSLNASLFLPFEELEALDLGFNQLTDCRGVSSFLYFLPLAAFTETLRLKRLQVLDLRTNELTEVPSLHELPSLNALYLQFNYRLKNLSRLEGLKLEAVDVSFNHLAGDSLSAIWSMTSLKALSIAGNQLGDSIFQGLCQLKGLEELDASYNEFVSSIPPCIQNMTSLYALDLHRNHFGGNIPSSLFTNLKSLQYLSLSGNAFEGSFSLAALTNNSRLEVFDLANNYHRLNITTEDPLYAPSAQLKILRLSDCALNEPRGVFPTFLRDQHELRLLDLSHNNMSGAFPSWLLENNTKLEALKLSNNAFSGSFSFNSSTTSNVDIQLIDVSSNFIDGELPVSIGSSFPNSAFINMSRNLIHGGIPSSLGDMRLLSLLDLSNNDFIGELPESLLCKCQRLEVLKLSKNNLRGEVLPRMANLTKLRTLSLENNQFSGVISPGLLNSPGLHILDVSSNFLSGTVPSWIGDFESLENLMLTDNSLEGPLPLSFCKLNLKLFCIAANGFGPTIPTCANVSRLLHLSLGSNHLTGPFPQFLSDASSIVTLDLRNNGYSGKIPTWIGSFPNLQALLLKGNNFEGLIPRELCQLKNMSIMDLSNNSLSGPIPSCLNNMDFGNLRVLGAFRTLSISTASAYMIYKFNSKVSFFVENAVETAYTDDQLVEVKFISKSRLESYRGNILEYMSGLDLSCNNLTGSIPQEIGYMINLLILNLSNNHLMGPIPSTFSGLKQIESLDLSYNRLTGKIPPQLTELSFLSIFTVAHNNLSGQTPERKNQFATFDERSYEGNIFLCGPPLESCNTSGQSPLTPPIPDQKEDYAFRDAFTWSFAGSYVIAFLGTVAFLFMLNFFR
- the LOC116189766 gene encoding receptor like protein 21-like isoform X1 codes for the protein MVSHKSFALVTQPSALLLILLEFCGSGRLSSACIEPERIGLIKLKAAFNLPNGSTFPWWRDDQGDCCRWEGVWCNNISMRVTMLLLNDTRDSRLGPWSLNASLFLPFEELEALDLGFNQLTGLSLSLSLSLSLFLCTLELVCVSVFVFGQDHSSKFVCYVFKYTSTRKYSISIATADCRGVSSFLYFLPLAAFTETLRLKRLQVLDLRTNELTEVPSLHELPSLNALYLQFNYRLKNLSRLEGLKLEAVDVSFNHLAGDSLSAIWSMTSLKALSIAGNQLGDSIFQGLCQLKGLEELDASYNEFVSSIPPCIQNMTSLYALDLHRNHFGGNIPSSLFTNLKSLQYLSLSGNAFEGSFSLAALTNNSRLEVFDLANNYHRLNITTEDPLYAPSAQLKILRLSDCALNEPRGVFPTFLRDQHELRLLDLSHNNMSGAFPSWLLENNTKLEALKLSNNAFSGSFSFNSSTTSNVDIQLIDVSSNFIDGELPVSIGSSFPNSAFINMSRNLIHGGIPSSLGDMRLLSLLDLSNNDFIGELPESLLCKCQRLEVLKLSKNNLRGEVLPRMANLTKLRTLSLENNQFSGVISPGLLNSPGLHILDVSSNFLSGTVPSWIGDFESLENLMLTDNSLEGPLPLSFCKLNLKLFCIAANGFGPTIPTCANVSRLLHLSLGSNHLTGPFPQFLSDASSIVTLDLRNNGYSGKIPTWIGSFPNLQALLLKGNNFEGLIPRELCQLKNMSIMDLSNNSLSGPIPSCLNNMDFGNLRVLGAFRTLSISTASAYMIYKFNSKVSFFVENAVETAYTDDQLVEVKFISKSRLESYRGNILEYMSGLDLSCNNLTGSIPQEIGYMINLLILNLSNNHLMGPIPSTFSGLKQIESLDLSYNRLTGKIPPQLTELSFLSIFTVAHNNLSGQTPERKNQFATFDERSYEGNIFLCGPPLESCNTSGQSPLTPPIPDQKEDYAFRDAFTWSFAGSYVIAFLGTVAFLFMLNFFR
- the LOC116189766 gene encoding receptor-like protein 15 isoform X3, producing MVSHKSFALVTQPSALLLILLEFCGSGRLSSACIEPERIGLIKLKAAFNLPNGSTFPWWRDDQGDCCRWEGVWCNNISMRVTMLLLNDTRDSRLGPWSLNASLFLPFEELEALDLGFNQLTAFTETLRLKRLQVLDLRTNELTEVPSLHELPSLNALYLQFNYRLKNLSRLEGLKLEAVDVSFNHLAGDSLSAIWSMTSLKALSIAGNQLGDSIFQGLCQLKGLEELDASYNEFVSSIPPCIQNMTSLYALDLHRNHFGGNIPSSLFTNLKSLQYLSLSGNAFEGSFSLAALTNNSRLEVFDLANNYHRLNITTEDPLYAPSAQLKILRLSDCALNEPRGVFPTFLRDQHELRLLDLSHNNMSGAFPSWLLENNTKLEALKLSNNAFSGSFSFNSSTTSNVDIQLIDVSSNFIDGELPVSIGSSFPNSAFINMSRNLIHGGIPSSLGDMRLLSLLDLSNNDFIGELPESLLCKCQRLEVLKLSKNNLRGEVLPRMANLTKLRTLSLENNQFSGVISPGLLNSPGLHILDVSSNFLSGTVPSWIGDFESLENLMLTDNSLEGPLPLSFCKLNLKLFCIAANGFGPTIPTCANVSRLLHLSLGSNHLTGPFPQFLSDASSIVTLDLRNNGYSGKIPTWIGSFPNLQALLLKGNNFEGLIPRELCQLKNMSIMDLSNNSLSGPIPSCLNNMDFGNLRVLGAFRTLSISTASAYMIYKFNSKVSFFVENAVETAYTDDQLVEVKFISKSRLESYRGNILEYMSGLDLSCNNLTGSIPQEIGYMINLLILNLSNNHLMGPIPSTFSGLKQIESLDLSYNRLTGKIPPQLTELSFLSIFTVAHNNLSGQTPERKNQFATFDERSYEGNIFLCGPPLESCNTSGQSPLTPPIPDQKEDYAFRDAFTWSFAGSYVIAFLGTVAFLFMLNFFR
- the LOC116189766 gene encoding receptor-like protein 15 isoform X4, which encodes MVSHKSFALVTQPSALLLILLEFCGSGRLSSACIEPERIGLIKLKAAFNLPNGSTFPWWRDDQGDCCRWEGVWCNNISMRVTMLLLNDTRDSRLGPWSLNASLFLPFEELEALDLGFNQLTGLKLEAVDVSFNHLAGDSLSAIWSMTSLKALSIAGNQLGDSIFQGLCQLKGLEELDASYNEFVSSIPPCIQNMTSLYALDLHRNHFGGNIPSSLFTNLKSLQYLSLSGNAFEGSFSLAALTNNSRLEVFDLANNYHRLNITTEDPLYAPSAQLKILRLSDCALNEPRGVFPTFLRDQHELRLLDLSHNNMSGAFPSWLLENNTKLEALKLSNNAFSGSFSFNSSTTSNVDIQLIDVSSNFIDGELPVSIGSSFPNSAFINMSRNLIHGGIPSSLGDMRLLSLLDLSNNDFIGELPESLLCKCQRLEVLKLSKNNLRGEVLPRMANLTKLRTLSLENNQFSGVISPGLLNSPGLHILDVSSNFLSGTVPSWIGDFESLENLMLTDNSLEGPLPLSFCKLNLKLFCIAANGFGPTIPTCANVSRLLHLSLGSNHLTGPFPQFLSDASSIVTLDLRNNGYSGKIPTWIGSFPNLQALLLKGNNFEGLIPRELCQLKNMSIMDLSNNSLSGPIPSCLNNMDFGNLRVLGAFRTLSISTASAYMIYKFNSKVSFFVENAVETAYTDDQLVEVKFISKSRLESYRGNILEYMSGLDLSCNNLTGSIPQEIGYMINLLILNLSNNHLMGPIPSTFSGLKQIESLDLSYNRLTGKIPPQLTELSFLSIFTVAHNNLSGQTPERKNQFATFDERSYEGNIFLCGPPLESCNTSGQSPLTPPIPDQKEDYAFRDAFTWSFAGSYVIAFLGTVAFLFMLNFFR